Proteins encoded together in one Carya illinoinensis cultivar Pawnee chromosome 3, C.illinoinensisPawnee_v1, whole genome shotgun sequence window:
- the LOC122303340 gene encoding uncharacterized protein LOC122303340: MSSISTTPSAPSSSFSFFSFHHPSLPPFPTSTSFPIPNPSSTATLRLTLCRAAKSQTGPLKKPPANKKKKKSKGGGRGSEASNFREVEVVHDLGGDNGDAGEDVEEYLGSDERSLPFQQMPLPKPPAGFVVDDHGRLVMASAPAKRIATIVDPMNNLPLECVVRRVFKSSKGDECMLLCPVDTPVQILKSTNIDGWSAVNDEEVESILPSAAYALSKIHMHLVHSGFCYTARGGFCYSEDDIFDFRTDDGQDVDGLPTEGVEITCFHLDGAQYMIYTPSDPLLFVAVKNHNGVLQIVDDDLLEDPPIISAIDEETEFNALVEEEAALLESLKLGEE; encoded by the exons ATGTCCTCAATCTCCACAACGCCATCAGCACCCTCTTCAAGcttctccttcttctccttCCACCACCCATCACTCCCTCCTTTCCCAACATCAACATCTTTTCCCATCCCAAATCCTAGCTCCACCGCCACACTACGCCTCACTCTCTGCCGCGCCGCCAAGTCCCAGACCGGACCGCTCAAGAAACCACCGGccaataagaagaagaaaaagagtaaGGGCGGTGGCAGAGGTTCCGAGGCTTCGAATTTCAGAGAAGTTGAAGTCGTCCACGATTTGGGTGGCGATAATGGTGATGCTGGTGAAGATGTCGAGGAATATTTGGGCTCTGATGAGCGGTCTTTGCCGTTTCAACAGATGCCTTTGCCGAAACCGCCAGCTGGGTTTGTGGTCGATGATCATGGGAGACTTGTGATGGCTTCGGCTCCAGCGAAGCGAATTGCCACCATT GTTGATCCAATGAATAATCTTCCATTAGAGTGCGTTGTGAGGAGAGTGTTCAAAAGTTCTAAAGGGGATGAATGCATGCTGCTCTGCCCAGTTGACAC GCCTGTACAGATATTGAAGAGCACGAACATTGATGGGTGGTCAGCT GTCAATGATGAAGAAGTTGAGTCCATTCTTCCATCTGCTGCTTATGCTCTTTCCAAGATACACATGCATCTTGTACATAGTGG ATTTTGTTATACAGCACGAGGAGGGTTTTGCTACTCTGAAGATGACATATTTGATTTCCGTACAG ATGACGGACAAGATGTGGATGGCTTGCCAACTGAAGGTGTAGAAATCACATGCTTCCATTTG GATGGTGCGCAATACATGATTTACACACCATCTGATCCGCTTCTTTTTGTTGCTGTAAAG AATCACAATGGAGTATTGCAAATTGTGGATGAT GATCTCCTGGAGGACCCTCCCATTATAAGTGCAATAGACGAGGAGACTGAATTTAATGCGTTGGTG GAGGAAGAGGCGGCTCTTCTAGAATCATTGAAATTAGGGGAAGAATAA